The sequence CCGCGTCGTACCCCGTACCGCCCGACGCCGTCTCAGAGCTTTCGCTGTGCCCCAAGAACTCCAGGCCCCCGGTGATCTCGCCTTCCACCGGGACATTCAGCGACAGGTTGTTAATCGCCATACCCAGGAACAGCGACAGTTCAGTGGTCAGGTCCTCGTACTTGCGTTCCAGGTTGAACGTCTCCAACGCCGTGCCGTTGACGATCGAGCCGCCCTGTGTGATCGTGATCCCGGTTGCACTGGCCTTGTCTACCAGCGTCCCTCCAGAGACGGTGATTTCCGAGGTGCTGCCGGCCACCACCTTAAAATAGCCGTTGTTGGCAACATTGGTGAATCCACTGACCTTGATCCACTCGCCAACCGTCGGCGCAGTGAACGTGCCGGTGAATTTGTTGCCAGACGCCACCGCAGAGACCGTCGCGTTCTTCGCCACCTCCACCGGACTGCTCCACGCAGAATCCATCAGGGCCGCCGCCAACATCTCGTCGTACGTCCCGTAGCTCAGCTCGAAGTTGATCCCGCCTGACGCCGTGATCCTCGACCGTCGAATCGACGTAATCTGTCGATCCGACCGGATCTCGTTGCTCTGGGAGGCAGCCACGTCCTGCTTGAGGCTTTCGCCCGTGATCCGCAGAACCTGCAACTTCTTGCCGGTCTTTTGGACGCCAAAACTGGACTCGGCCACGTATGCCAGTTGAACTCTCGATGTGTCACTCATATCGTTTCCCTTCTACGCCTGGTGCTCTGCCTCGAACGGGCAGANNNNNNNNNNNNNNNNNNNNNNNNNNNNNNN is a genomic window of Phycisphaerae bacterium containing:
- a CDS encoding phage tail tube protein encodes the protein MSDTSRVQLAYVAESSFGVQKTGKKLQVLRITGESLKQDVAASQSNEIRSDRQITSIRRSRITASGGINFELSYGTYDEMLAAALMDSAWSSPVEVAKNATVSAVASGNKFTGTFTAPTVGEWIKVSGFTNVANNGYFKVVAGSTSEITVSGGTLVDKASATGITITQGGSIVNGTALETFNLERKYEDLTTELSLFLGMAINNLSLNVPVEGEITGGLEFLGHSESSETASGGTGYDAATTTEHMTALDVQNLLENQAAMSIRSFTLNLNNNLRQRAIVGSSGVLSIGSGRCIVSGTLEAYYASKTIYDKYLNGTATALALLLQDPAGNGYVLDLPAVKYTAGERPAPSADDDVMMTLSWAAHAHATENVTIRIVRFPVA